DNA from Triticum aestivum cultivar Chinese Spring chromosome 7D, IWGSC CS RefSeq v2.1, whole genome shotgun sequence:
ggtgatgatgctatctccgcagggcttcgcctaagcactacgaaaatatgaccgaaggatgaaactgtggagaggggcgccgcatacggctaagagattgtcgtggtgttgtgtggcgccccctccctcatatatataggtgggagggagaggggaggcagccaggaggtGACCCCAAGGAGGTCGAATCCTCCTTaggcccagccctagccgcgccccccttccttatttgtgcgcgggaggaaggcagggggagttggcgcccccctttctttctctcatgaagagggaaaggcaggaggggccaaccctccccttttccttcccctagggacggcggccagggagaggggcgcaccagccccttgtgggccggTGTGTTCCCtctttggcccattaagcccatatggCCTCCCGGGGCTTCCTCGAACCCCTttcggtgatccgatgactacaTGGTACCtctgaaactcttccggtgtccaaacatcatcgttctatatatcaatctttacctccgaaccattccggagctcctcgtcatgtccatgatctcatccgggactccgaacaacattcggtcaccaaatcacataactcatataacattatagTCAACggacgttaagcgtgtggaccctacgggttcgagaactatctagacatgaccgatacacttCTTAGGTCACTAAcgaatagtggaacctggatgtccatattggttcctacatattctacgaagatctttatcggtcgaaccttatgacaacatacataattccctttgttcggtatgttccttgcccgagattcgatcgtcggtatcttcatacctaattcaatctcgttaccagcaagtctctttactcgttccgtaatacatcatctcgtaactaactccttagtcactttgcttgcaagcttcttatgatgtgtattaccgagagggcccagagatacctctccgatacacagagtgacaaatcctaatctcgatccatgccaactcaacagacaccttcggagatacctgcagagcatttttatgatcacccagttacgttgcgacgttcgatagcacacaaggtattcctccggtatctgggagttgcataatctcatagtcaaaggaatatgtatttgactttaagaaagcaatagcaataaaccgaacgatcatatgctaagcattaccgagagggcccaaagataccagGAGGCGCCCCCAAGGAGGCCGATCCTCCTTGGGCTTCTACCCTAGCcgcgcccccttccttatttgtgaacgggaggaaggcagggggaggtggcgcccccctttcctttctctcatgaagagggaaaggcaggaggggccaaccCTCCCCTTTTCGttcccctagggccggcggccagggagaggggctcaccagccccttgtgggccggTGTGTTCCCtctttggcccattaagcccatatagcctctcggggcttcccggaaccccttgtggtgatccgatgactacccggtacctttgaaactcttctggtgtccaaacatcatcgtcctatatatcaatctttacctccggaccattacggagctcctcgtcatgtccgtgatctcatccgggactccgaacaacatctggtcaccaaatcacataactcatataacactatatcgtcaacgaatgttaagcgtgcggaccctacgggttcgagaactatgtacacatgaccgagacacttcttcagccaataaccaatagtggaacctgaatgtccatattggttcctacatattctatgaagatctttatcggtcgaaccttatgacaacatacgtaattccctttatctatcgatatgttccttgcccgagatttgatcgtcggtatcttcatacctagttcaatctcgttactggcaagtctctttactcgttccgtaatacatcatcccgcaactaactcattagtcacattgcttgcaaggcttatagtgatgtgcattaccgagagggcccagagatacctctccgatagacggagtgataaatcctaatctcgatccatgccaactcaacagacaccttcggagatacctgcagagcatttttatgatcacccagttacgttgcgacgttcgatagcacacaaggtattcctccggtatctgggagttgcataatctcatagtcaaaggaatatgtatttgactttaagaaagcaatagcaataaaccgaacgatcatatgctaagcattaccgagagggcccaaagataccagGAGGCGCCCCCAAGGAGGCCGATCCTCCTTGGGCTTCTACCCTAGCcgcgcccccttccttatttgtgaacgggaggaaggcagggggaggtggcgcccccctttcctttctctcatgaagagggaaaggcaggaggggccaaccCTCCCCTTTTCGttcccctagggccggcggccagggagaggggctcaccagccccttgtgggccggTGTGTTCCCtctttggcccattaagcccatatagcctctcggggcttcccggaaccccttgtggtgatccgatgactacccggtacctttgaaactcttctggtgtccaaacatcatcgtcctatatatcaatctttacctccggaccattacggagctcctcgtcatgtccgtgatctcatccgggactccgaacaacatctggtcaccaaatcacataactcatataacactatatcgtcaacgaatgttaagcgtgcggaccctacgggttcgagaactatgtacacatgaccgagacacttcttcagccattaaccaatagtggaacctgaatgtccatattggttcctacatattctatgaagatctttatcggtcgaaccttatgacaacatacgtaattccctttatctatcgatatgttccttgcccgagatttgatcgtcggtatcttcatacctagttcaatctcgttactggcaagtctctttactcgttccgtaatacatcatcccgcaactaactcattagtcacattgcttgcaaggcttatagtgatgtgcattaccgagagggcccagagatacctctccgatagacggagtgataaatcctaatctcgatccatgccaactcaacagacaccttcggagatacctgtagagcatctttatgatcacccatttacgttgtgacgtttgatggcacacaaggtattcctctggtatccgggagttgcatgatctcatagtcgaaggaatatgtatttgacattaagaaagcaatagcaataaaccgaacgttcatatgctaagctaacggatgggtcttgtccatcacatcattcccctaaggatgtgatcccgttatcaagtgacaacacatgtctatggttaggaaaccttaaccatctttgatcaacgagctagtctagtacaggCTTACTAGCGagacggtatttgtttatgtatccacacatgtatttaagtttccgatcaatacaagtctagcatgaatagtagacctttatcatgaataaggaaatataaaataacaactttattattgcctctaggacatatttccttcaatttacaCTACAAGGGACGTGATTGGTTTAAATTTCCGATTGAGTTGATGCCTATAGCGCCTCACGGTCTCGTGCTTATTTTGCGAGATTAAATATGGGGAAGCACTGGGAGGAAGAAGACATAGGTGCTTTGAGATTTGGGATACCACGTGGCACAGTCTGAGTAGGGTCCACTTGATGGTGAAGAAGACCCGGTCTCATAGAATTTTTTTCCCGTTAATTTGGGTGTCAATTCGCGTTCGACTGGCATTTAACTTTTTTGCAAAAAAAGACGTAAGCATTTGTGGTGTTTTTTTGTCCCGAAAATGAAAATGGTATCTCAAATGGTAAATCTGGCTAGAAAAGTGGTGGTTTATGCTATTAACTCTACAGAGAAAGACAAGAACATCCTGCATACTCATATTTTTATTTTTGACAAAGAGAACAAATTAATACCAAGTTGATACAAAATACGCCCGGCCTCTTCAAGAACAAAATGTAAAGAGCAAGTCTAGACATTAAGGATGCACACAGCcagaagagagaaataaaaatgaAACATAAAAAAATACACCTCACGAAAGCGATCAGAGACGTGCAATAGTAAGAACAACCACCACCCATGGCGACACCTAGATTCCAAAAAAGGTTCTCCAAGATGATGCCTTCAAAAAGGCAACATCGCACAAGTGTCATCGTCGTCTGGTCTAACCATTATGGCGAGATCTTAGATATTCATCCTGGACAAGGTCCCCGTCTCAAGATAATGCCTTCGATGAAGAAGCGGCTAGCGAGTCGCCATTGCCAGGTAAGGTCATACCTAAATTTTTCACCTTGGAAACTTAGACGCAAGAATGAAGTCAACCTGTGTCACCGTCCCCATTTGCATAGAACACTGCTGCAAACCACGGATTCTAATGTGGACATGGCCACACAAGTGACACAAAAAAACCGCATGCACAGAACGAGCAGCGAAGCATCATCTTCTTCCCATCCGTCGTGAGTACAGTACTCACCGGAAAAGTCTGTCTTGAACTCGACGCGAGCATGCTGCATTTTCAAACACAAGTCCGTCTGGAAAAAGTACGTCCAAAGCACAAAGTGATCATTTTCAAACAAAACTACCTTTTTGATAATCCCCACAtcaacacctttataatcacgacAAGATGCCGACACTATTTGGGTGGAGGTCGTAATTAGCCGCCGCAACATGTATTTTCTGTCGGTAAAGGCCAGCAGCCATCGATGATGCCCCGCCCGAGGCCCGAAATATGGAGCAGACCAGTCTCCCTATCTACtctctctgtttctaaatataagttttttagaCATTCCAACaaaagactacatacggagcaaaataaatgaatctacactctaaactatgtctatatacatccgtatgtagtttgtatagaaatctctaaaaagacttacatttaggaacggaggtagtataTATCACTGAGACTGGCCACAATAGGAGTAACTTTAAAAGTAACATGAGGTCCAACTAAACAAATTTGTCTATAtgacaatgagttaatgaggagagaggtaaatTGAGCAACTTAGCTGGTTACTCATTCTATGAGTAACAATACGCAtaccaagacaaaatgagtctataacctaataaatgaatctttgcatgacactacacataTGTTAGTAGTATCCACTATGAAGGTTGTAaagctggttgtaatggggagtatcatatactagtatcatgcgtatgatactagtatatgatactaccttcctaatgcatagtatcataaattaGTATCTTAGCTTGCCTTATTAATTTCCATGCATGATACagagtagtacaacatttaatatgatacgatatcatgatatgataccataCCCTCTTTTTCCTCATTTAATTTTGTGCCACATCATTCAAAAAgtctagttgacatgcatgatactgcttattatactcccattacgaccaccCTAACATAGCTTAGCATAGCGTATATGTTACTAGTGTAAGTTACTCTCTATTGTGACTAGTCCGAGGGCATCTCAGGGAGACATGTAAAACACCGGTATAGGTCTGATCAGACACATTTGTTCACTTTTGCAATCCAATAAGATCTATATCAGTCCATGAAGCCGTCCGGACGTTCAAATTCCGGTATTTTGGCGACAAACATGGGGAAGCTTTGTTGGACTCTGGACATGTAGTTGACCAATCACATGCATGCCCCCCCCCTTCTCTCTCCTTGCAACCCACAAATATTCCACCACATGCATGGTCTCCACCTACTTTTTCtcctcctagccggatagtttgcaATTAGTGTTGGATTGCTCTCCCCCGTATCATGTCCCCGGACCATGTCCAGACATAAAAATGACATATACCGAAGAAATTTACGgttcagcgttggagatgccctaaggcctCATTTGGTTTCAAGGGGGCAGAAAACCAGGGTAACAAACCCAAGGGGCAAATCTTAACGGGCACAAGGGATCCCCCCTCCCACCATGGGGAAGATTCCCCTTATTACTGTGACAGTTTGAGAGCGAGCGGTGTAAATCCGTCCGTCGGCGGAGAGGCTTGGAAGAGATCGAGTCGTAGTAGTAGGGAGCTATAGGAGATAGCCGAAGAGAGATCACGGTATGGCGGGGAGAATTCGCCTCGTGTCTGGAGTCATGGGAGAGCAACCCAAGGATTTCGGTTGGATTGGGACCGGAACACCCCCTCCTATATGTCACCAATTCTGACAGCGGGAAAACCAGGACAGGTTGTCCACGTGGTGGTTTGACCCAGAGAAAGAGCGGGGATCCCGGGGGATCGCTGGCAACTAAATCAGCCCTAAAACATGTTGTATCTAGATTGTTGACGTATAATGTACTGCCTAgcctcttccatcagatcggtcttttggttgcattggctagagcatgcacttctacatggtatcggagccaagaggtcttgagttcaaaacccggctggcgcaattaaattgcagaccactttcggtccacgtttaggcctgagggagccacacgtgagggggagtgttgacgtataatgtacTGCCTAGTCTTTTCCATCAGATCGGCTTTTTGGTTGCAttagctagagcatgcacttctacatagATAAATTTAAGACAAATAGTAATATGGATCGAAGAGAGTAGTGTCTTCGTTGTAAAATCATTTAAGTACTAGAAGTGATCGATCGATGTACCCACGCTGGTTTGAGAATAATTATTAATTAAGGAAAAGAGATGGGTTGAAGGAATCACAACCACTTGGTTTTGATCTTGTCCGTGTGCCTGAACACACAGGTGAGTGCGAGGCTGCCATCCATCCTCTTGAGCACAAACCTCTCCACCAGCACATAGCATGCAAACCTGTGCCACTGCCCCAGGCGGTCACGCCTGTCCACCCTCTCTACCCTCTCCTCGTTGCCATTGCCGGGCCCGGGCGCCACCCACCCTCCCCTCTCCAGTTCCCACTTCATCCTCTCCCACACCACCATGTCCAGGCACACCGCCGATCCGAACCACACCACCCCGCCTACCTCCTGAGGCACCACGCTGGCGCCATCCAGCAGAGCCGTCGACCGGCGCACCGTCGCGGTCACCACGACCTCCGCCGGCTTGCTCCCTGGATTATCGTGGCTGTATATCTGCTCCCAGCTCTGCTCCATCGTCATCTCATAGAACGTGCACCGGCGAAACTGGTCCTTGAGGCTGCGCCCCCCGTCAGCCTTGACGAAGATGAACGAGACGTACCATCTGCCGACGACGACGGCAGGCGAGCTCCTCTCCGCGATGCTGAGGCTGCCGAGGTCTGGCATCCGGCAGCAGAGGGTGGAGTCCACCCCTTGCGCGTCGTCGGTGAGTTGGTACTTGGGGGACACCATGGTGTTCACCTTCCAGCCCTTCTTCCTcagtgaaagctgaataaaactgttgcttattgatgatttggtgcggcatacaagagtatataagagggtacaaaccgacttggggtaggggtacaaaactgacttggactagaagtcgtataccataatgactactctaacatccccccacagtatcaacggcaggctcgacgactttgagactgaaacagatatcttgaaacggcttagtaggtagtgccttggtgaaaatgtcagcaaactgagccgtagagggaacatgaagcacccgaacctgaccaagagcaaccttttcacgaacaaaatgaatatcaatctcaatatgctttgtgcgtcggtgttgaactggattgctggtcatgtagactgctgatatgttgtcacagtagacaatagtggcctgctcaataggcctatgtagctcggagagtaactaccgaatccagattgtatctgcaacggcatgtgccacagcgcgatactcagcctcggccgacgaacgtgagactgtaacctgtcttttcgaagaccaagaaatcaaattgttaccaagaaaaacacaaaaaccggaagtggaccttcgagtgtcaggacaaccagcccagtctgcatcagagtatgcggtaagcgagtttggagaagaattattgaggtggagaccatgattgagagttccttttaaataccgaagaatgcgtttaacatgattatagtgaggaacccggggatcatgcatatagagacatgcttgttgaacagcaaaagagatttcaggacgagtaatggtgagatattggagagcacctgttaggctacgatagagagtaggatcggaaaagggttcaccggtagccgaaagtttaaaactagtatcgacaggagtgcgagatgattgacagtcaagcataccggcacgattaagaagatcaagaatatactggcgttgggaaagaaaaaggctggaggaatctcgaacaacagcaatgcctaagaaatgatgaaggagtcctaggtcagtcatagaaaattcagatctaagaagagagacaatatgatctaagaacttttgagaggaggctgtaagaatgatatcatctacgtagagaagtaaataggcagtgtcagaagtttgatgatacacaaaaagagaggtgtcgaagagagatggagtgaagcctattgtttgaatgaaggaggagaagcgttgaaaccaagctcgtgggggcctgtttaagaccgtagagagatttc
Protein-coding regions in this window:
- the LOC123171288 gene encoding uncharacterized protein — translated: MYVTRPLSWYQADASAAAEVPPEGPGSGFLVVVDETGETARTHFWGLCVDREMRGLPFPQNRQLALRPSSGSDPIESVATAVDVVGAIADFATSSMPGRAPGLSKGPKMPDYTMLVPVVGQPLSSGRYYVVRADGKHRGKVSACSKEEDKTDLRWLGSYVNDVKPRAFDRSDLYQQVEVQQLPSNAFKAVAVAADGIPPHFLSLSLRKKGWKVNTMVSPKYQLTDDAQGVDSTLCCRMPDLGSLSIAERSSPAVVVGRWYVSFIFVKADGGRSLKDQFRRCTFYEMTMEQSWEQIYSHDNPGSKPAEVVVTATVRRSTALLDGASVVPQEVGGVVWFGSAVCLDMVVWERMKWELERGGWVAPGPGNGNEERVERVDRRDRLGQWHRFACYVLVERFVLKRMDGSLALTCVFRHTDKIKTKWL